From the genome of Streptomyces sp. NBC_01260, one region includes:
- a CDS encoding GH1 family beta-glucosidase, translating to MTVPMFPPGFLWGASASAFQTEGAADTDGKGPSGWDAFAAQPGRIKDGTDTGRGTGFHRHYREDVALLAGLGADAFRFSVSWPRVVPGGSGPVNPKGLDFYDRLVDELCARGITPAPTLYHWDTPLPLDEVGGWLNRDTAYRFAEYAGIVAERLADRVPMWITINEPAEVTMLGYALGEHAPGRALLFDALPAAHHQLLGHGLAVRALRAAGAGNIGIAVSHSPVWTAGESEEDRFAAELYDTLTNRLFADPLLVGRYPDENFAALMPGPVEDDLRTISAPLDWYGVNYYNPTLVGAPRAEALDTFAGFGMPDELPFGIREIEGYETTDFGWPVVPDGLRETLVQLSSRYGDRLPPLYITENGCAFDEPTEDTRRIAFLDAHLNSLRSAIDAGVDVRGYFTWSLTDNIEWIEGASKRFGLVHIDYETLRRTPKDSYTWYRDVIREQKRQGAGPGDRTGADRA from the coding sequence ATGACTGTGCCGATGTTCCCGCCCGGTTTCCTCTGGGGAGCCTCCGCCTCCGCCTTCCAGACCGAGGGGGCCGCCGACACCGACGGCAAGGGCCCCTCCGGCTGGGACGCCTTCGCCGCGCAGCCCGGACGGATCAAGGACGGCACCGACACCGGCCGCGGTACGGGCTTCCACCGGCACTACCGCGAGGACGTCGCCCTGCTGGCCGGACTCGGCGCCGACGCCTTCCGGTTCTCGGTGAGCTGGCCGCGCGTCGTCCCCGGAGGCAGCGGGCCGGTCAACCCCAAGGGACTCGACTTCTACGACCGCCTCGTCGACGAGCTCTGCGCCCGCGGGATCACCCCCGCCCCCACCCTCTACCACTGGGACACCCCGCTCCCCCTGGACGAGGTCGGCGGCTGGCTCAACCGGGACACGGCCTACCGCTTCGCCGAGTACGCGGGCATCGTCGCCGAGCGCCTCGCCGACCGCGTACCCATGTGGATCACCATCAACGAACCCGCCGAGGTGACCATGCTCGGCTACGCACTCGGCGAGCACGCCCCCGGCCGCGCCCTCCTCTTCGACGCGCTGCCCGCCGCCCACCACCAGCTCCTCGGCCACGGCCTGGCCGTACGCGCACTGCGTGCCGCGGGGGCCGGCAACATCGGCATCGCCGTCTCGCACTCCCCGGTCTGGACCGCGGGGGAGTCCGAGGAGGACCGCTTCGCCGCCGAGCTGTACGACACGCTGACCAACCGGCTGTTCGCCGACCCGCTCCTCGTCGGCCGCTACCCCGACGAGAACTTCGCCGCGCTGATGCCCGGCCCGGTCGAGGACGACCTGCGGACCATCTCCGCCCCGCTCGACTGGTACGGGGTCAACTACTACAACCCCACGCTCGTCGGCGCGCCCAGGGCCGAGGCCCTCGACACCTTCGCCGGCTTCGGTATGCCCGACGAACTGCCCTTCGGGATAAGGGAGATCGAGGGATACGAGACGACCGACTTCGGCTGGCCCGTCGTCCCCGACGGGCTGCGCGAGACCCTCGTCCAGCTGAGCAGCCGCTATGGCGACCGGCTCCCGCCGCTCTACATCACCGAGAACGGCTGTGCCTTCGACGAACCGACCGAGGACACCCGCCGGATCGCCTTCCTCGACGCCCATCTGAACTCGCTGCGGTCGGCCATCGACGCCGGTGTCGACGTGCGCGGCTACTTCACCTGGTCGCTCACCGACAACATCGAGTGGATCGAAGGGGCCAGCAAGCGATTCGGCCTGGTCCACATCGACTACGAGACGCTGCGCCGCACCCCCAAGGACTCGTACACCTGGTACCGCGACGTGATCAGGGAGCAGAAGCGGCAGGGCGCCGGTCCGGGCGACCGGACCGGCGCGGACCGGGCCTGA
- the treZ gene encoding malto-oligosyltrehalose trehalohydrolase gives MLFDVWAPDAESAALRLAGELWPMERDPVRAGWWTADARAADGDRYGFVLDGGPVLPDPRSRRQPDGPDGESAVVDHSGFAWRSDWAGRGLPGAVLYELHIGTFTAEGTFDAAAARLGHLAELGITHVSLMPVCPFPGVHGWGYEGVSLWAVHEPYGGPEGLKRFVDTAHGLGLAVVLDVVHNHLGPSGNHLPSFGPYFTETHHTPWGAAVNLDAPGSDEVRAFLLGSALAWLRDYRLDGLRLDAVHALADTRALTFLEELSAATDALSAELARPLSLIAESDLCDPRTTTPRESGGTGLHAQWNDDFHHSLHTALTGEAQGYYADFAVAPLAALAKTVTSAFFHNGTYSGFRGRTHGRPVDVTRSAAHRFVGYAQTHDQIGNRALGDRLAASLSPGLLACAAALVLTGPFTPMLFMGEEWGARTPWQFFTDHTDPELAEAVRNGRRREFGAHGWAEEDIPDPQDPATRDRSCLDWSEPGREPHARLHAWYRELIALRRVMPDLRDPDLATVKPAYDDEARWLAFRRGDLRIAVNLDEKPATIPLGGGRHRSGGGRVLAAWQPVEAPGADGALHLPPESCVVLADD, from the coding sequence ATGCTGTTCGACGTATGGGCACCGGATGCGGAATCGGCCGCTCTGCGGCTGGCGGGCGAATTGTGGCCCATGGAGCGCGATCCCGTGCGGGCGGGCTGGTGGACGGCCGACGCGCGGGCCGCGGACGGCGACCGCTACGGCTTCGTCCTCGACGGCGGGCCGGTGCTCCCCGACCCCCGCTCGCGGCGCCAGCCGGACGGGCCGGACGGCGAGAGCGCGGTCGTCGACCACTCCGGGTTCGCATGGCGCTCCGACTGGGCCGGGCGCGGGCTGCCGGGCGCCGTCCTGTACGAGCTGCACATCGGTACGTTCACCGCCGAGGGCACCTTCGACGCGGCGGCCGCACGGCTCGGGCATCTGGCCGAACTCGGCATCACCCATGTCTCACTGATGCCGGTCTGCCCCTTCCCCGGTGTCCACGGCTGGGGGTACGAGGGGGTGTCGCTGTGGGCCGTGCACGAGCCGTACGGCGGCCCGGAGGGGCTGAAGCGCTTTGTCGACACCGCGCACGGGCTCGGTCTCGCGGTCGTCCTGGACGTCGTCCACAACCACCTGGGCCCCTCCGGCAACCACCTCCCGTCCTTCGGCCCGTACTTCACCGAGACGCACCACACACCGTGGGGCGCGGCGGTCAATCTGGACGCCCCCGGCTCCGACGAGGTGCGGGCGTTCCTGCTGGGCAGCGCGCTCGCCTGGCTGCGCGACTACCGGCTGGACGGTCTGCGGCTCGACGCGGTCCACGCCCTGGCCGACACCCGGGCGCTGACGTTCCTGGAGGAGCTGTCCGCGGCGACCGACGCGCTCTCCGCCGAACTGGCCCGTCCGCTCTCGCTGATCGCGGAGTCCGACCTCTGCGACCCGCGTACGACGACGCCCCGGGAGTCGGGCGGCACCGGTCTGCACGCGCAGTGGAACGACGACTTCCACCACAGTCTGCACACCGCCCTCACCGGCGAGGCCCAGGGCTACTACGCGGACTTCGCCGTCGCCCCGCTGGCCGCGCTCGCCAAGACCGTGACGAGCGCCTTCTTCCACAACGGGACGTACTCCGGCTTCCGCGGCCGGACGCACGGGCGCCCCGTCGACGTCACCCGCAGCGCCGCCCACCGCTTCGTCGGCTATGCGCAGACGCACGACCAGATCGGCAACCGGGCGCTCGGCGACCGGCTCGCCGCCTCCCTCTCCCCCGGTCTGCTGGCCTGCGCGGCGGCGCTCGTGCTGACCGGACCGTTCACGCCGATGCTCTTCATGGGCGAGGAGTGGGGCGCCCGTACCCCCTGGCAGTTCTTCACCGACCACACCGACCCGGAGCTGGCCGAGGCGGTACGCAACGGCAGACGGCGGGAGTTCGGCGCGCACGGCTGGGCCGAGGAGGACATCCCGGACCCGCAGGACCCGGCCACCCGGGACCGCTCCTGCCTGGACTGGAGCGAGCCGGGGCGGGAGCCGCACGCCCGGCTGCACGCCTGGTACCGCGAGCTGATCGCGCTGCGCCGCGTCATGCCCGACCTCCGCGACCCGGATCTGGCGACGGTGAAACCGGCGTACGACGACGAGGCCCGCTGGCTCGCCTTCCGCCGGGGCGATCTGCGGATCGCGGTCAACCTGGACGAGAAGCCCGCCACGATCCCGCTCGGGGGCGGCCGGCACCGGAGCGGCGGCGGCCGGGTGCTGGCCGCCTGGCAGCCGGTCGAGGCGCCCGGCGCGGACGGGGCGCTGCACCTTCCGCCGGAGTCGTGCGTGGTGCTGGCCGACGACTGA
- a CDS encoding aminopeptidase P family protein produces the protein MSSPHQPVPFTADDYRARMARAAESAAAAGLAGVLVAPGPDLVYLTGYRPTAITERLTVLVLAAGQDPVLVVPTLEAPDAEQAVGAPALTLRDWTDGKDPYAVTAPLLDAKGRFGISDNAWAMHLLGLQQYLPGTSYASLTEVLPMLRAVKDAAELERIAAAGAAADATYGEILKVRFAGRAETEVAADLARLLTEYGHSQVDFTVVGSGPNGANPHHEAGGRTIERGDMVVLDFGGLKHGYGSDTSRTVHVGEPTAEEQRVHDIVREAQEAGCNAVRPGAACQDIDRAARAVITEFGYGDRFIHRTGHGIGVTTHEPPYMIEGEEQPLVPGMCFSVEPGVYLPGRFGVRIEDIVTVTEDGGRRLNATARELAIVE, from the coding sequence ATGTCCAGCCCGCACCAGCCCGTGCCGTTCACCGCCGACGACTACCGGGCCCGGATGGCGCGGGCCGCCGAGAGCGCCGCCGCCGCCGGACTCGCCGGAGTGCTGGTCGCGCCCGGACCCGATCTCGTCTACCTGACGGGGTACCGGCCCACCGCGATCACCGAGCGCCTCACCGTGCTCGTCCTCGCCGCCGGGCAGGACCCCGTCCTGGTCGTACCGACGCTGGAGGCGCCGGACGCGGAGCAGGCCGTCGGCGCGCCCGCCCTGACCCTGCGGGACTGGACGGACGGCAAGGACCCGTACGCCGTCACGGCACCGCTGCTCGACGCGAAGGGGCGGTTCGGGATCAGCGACAACGCCTGGGCGATGCATCTGCTCGGCCTCCAGCAGTACCTGCCCGGGACCTCGTACGCCTCCCTCACCGAGGTGCTGCCGATGCTGCGCGCCGTGAAGGACGCCGCCGAGCTGGAGCGGATCGCCGCGGCCGGCGCCGCCGCCGACGCCACGTACGGGGAAATCCTCAAGGTCCGGTTCGCCGGCCGGGCGGAGACCGAGGTCGCCGCCGATCTGGCCCGGCTGCTCACCGAGTACGGGCACTCCCAGGTCGACTTCACCGTGGTCGGCTCCGGGCCGAACGGCGCCAACCCGCACCACGAGGCGGGTGGCCGCACCATCGAGCGGGGCGACATGGTCGTGCTCGACTTCGGCGGCCTCAAGCACGGCTACGGCTCCGACACCTCCCGCACGGTCCACGTCGGCGAACCCACCGCCGAGGAGCAGCGGGTCCACGACATCGTCCGGGAGGCGCAGGAGGCCGGCTGCAACGCGGTCCGGCCCGGTGCCGCCTGCCAGGACATCGACCGGGCCGCCCGCGCCGTCATCACCGAGTTCGGCTACGGCGACCGGTTCATCCACCGCACGGGCCACGGCATCGGCGTCACCACCCACGAGCCCCCTTACATGATCGAGGGAGAGGAGCAGCCGCTCGTCCCCGGCATGTGCTTCTCCGTGGAGCCCGGCGTCTATCTGCCGGGCCGGTTCGGTGTGCGGATCGAGGACATCGTGACCGTCACCGAGGACGGCGGCCGACGCCTCAACGCCACCGCGCGCGAACTGGCGATCGTCGAGTAG
- a CDS encoding nucleoside/nucleotide kinase family protein, producing MDTSDLTGLTARARRLALAGKRRVLGIAGPPGAGKSTLAGQLVDALGPLAVLVPMDGFHLAQAELERLGRAARKGAPDTFDAAGYAALLRRLRAPEPGTVVYAPAFDRALEQPVAGSVPVGPDVPLVVTEGNYLLHGDGGWEPVRGLLDEAWYLEIDQDVRIRRLVDRHVRFGKPRPYAERWAAGSDEANARLVARGRDRADLVLRAGPGAREEPHGPRP from the coding sequence ATGGACACCAGTGACCTCACCGGGCTGACGGCCCGGGCCCGCCGGCTCGCCCTGGCCGGGAAGCGCCGCGTTCTCGGTATCGCCGGTCCGCCCGGCGCCGGCAAGTCCACCCTGGCCGGACAACTGGTCGACGCGCTGGGGCCGCTCGCCGTGCTCGTACCCATGGACGGTTTCCACCTCGCCCAGGCCGAACTGGAACGGCTCGGCCGCGCCGCGCGCAAGGGCGCGCCCGACACCTTCGACGCCGCCGGGTACGCCGCCCTGCTCCGGCGGCTGCGGGCACCGGAACCCGGGACCGTCGTGTACGCCCCCGCGTTCGACAGGGCCCTGGAGCAGCCGGTCGCCGGCTCCGTCCCGGTCGGTCCGGACGTTCCGCTGGTCGTCACCGAGGGCAACTACCTGCTGCACGGGGACGGCGGCTGGGAGCCGGTGCGCGGGCTGCTCGACGAGGCGTGGTACCTGGAAATCGACCAGGACGTACGGATTCGCAGGCTCGTCGACCGGCATGTGCGGTTCGGGAAGCCGCGGCCGTACGCGGAGCGCTGGGCCGCCGGCTCCGACGAGGCGAACGCCCGGCTCGTCGCCCGCGGCCGCGACCGGGCCGACCTCGTGCTGCGGGCCGGTCCCGGAGCCCGGGAGGAACCGCACGGCCCCCGCCCTTGA
- a CDS encoding VOC family protein — MPHIALVTLVVRDYDEARDFYTDALGFELVEDTDRGDGSRWIVVRPRGAQGTGLLLARAKDEEQGASVGAQTGGRVGFFLHTEDFAADHARMLAAGVRFLEEPRHEVYGSVAVFEDLYGNRWDLLQPA, encoded by the coding sequence ATGCCGCACATCGCCCTGGTCACCCTGGTCGTCCGCGACTACGACGAGGCCCGCGACTTCTACACCGATGCCCTCGGCTTCGAGCTGGTCGAGGACACCGACCGGGGCGACGGCTCCCGCTGGATCGTCGTCCGGCCGCGCGGTGCGCAGGGTACGGGGCTGCTGCTGGCCCGGGCCAAGGACGAGGAGCAGGGGGCGAGCGTCGGGGCGCAGACCGGTGGCAGGGTCGGCTTCTTCCTGCACACGGAGGACTTCGCGGCCGACCACGCGCGCATGTTGGCGGCCGGGGTGCGGTTCCTGGAGGAGCCCCGGCACGAGGTCTACGGTTCGGTCGCGGTCTTCGAGGACCTGTACGGAAACCGCTGGGACCTGCTCCAGCCCGCCTGA
- a CDS encoding LuxR C-terminal-related transcriptional regulator, translated as MRIVIAEDNALLREGLILLLTSSGHEVVADVAAGPEVLPALLEHRPDAAVLDVRLPPTFRDEGLRAAVAARKELPDLPILVLSQYVEETYAAELLAQGAQGIGYLLKDRVGRVDQFLQALDRVADGGTALDPEVVSQLLTRKASAKPLLSLTPREREVLELMAQGKANGTIAAELVVTERAVSKHIGSIFAKLGLEPDDGTVHRRVLAVLAYLEGNGTR; from the coding sequence GTGCGGATCGTGATCGCCGAGGACAACGCCCTGCTGAGGGAGGGCCTGATCCTGCTGCTCACCAGCTCGGGCCACGAGGTGGTGGCCGACGTCGCGGCCGGGCCCGAGGTGCTGCCCGCTCTGCTGGAGCACCGCCCGGACGCCGCCGTGCTCGACGTACGGCTGCCGCCCACGTTCCGCGACGAGGGGCTGCGCGCCGCCGTCGCCGCCCGGAAGGAACTCCCCGACCTGCCGATCCTGGTCCTCTCGCAGTACGTCGAGGAGACGTACGCCGCCGAGCTGCTCGCCCAGGGCGCGCAGGGCATCGGTTATCTGCTCAAGGACCGGGTGGGCCGGGTCGACCAGTTCCTCCAGGCCCTCGACCGGGTGGCGGACGGCGGCACCGCGCTCGATCCGGAGGTGGTGAGCCAGCTGCTGACCCGCAAGGCGTCCGCGAAGCCGCTGCTGAGCCTCACGCCCCGCGAGCGGGAGGTCCTGGAACTGATGGCCCAGGGCAAGGCGAACGGCACCATCGCCGCCGAACTCGTCGTCACCGAACGGGCGGTGAGCAAGCACATCGGCTCGATCTTCGCCAAGCTCGGCCTCGAACCCGACGATGGCACGGTCCACCGCCGGGTCCTCGCGGTGCTGGCGTACCTGGAGGGCAACGGCACGCGCTGA
- a CDS encoding sensor histidine kinase, protein MSTTPHPLMAAVRSSWHASRYLFIGIPVALLAYVSAFLVVAVLLFGVVIIGLPALPEAAKVLHRFAESERRRAAAYLGVPFRPTRYLPLDRGELAERVRRVLTDPTNWREAVWLPAQALIGNGLGYLTMVLWPVGMLVDGIGLSAVHLLDRRTADEYGTPPPVRRGWVLRWHPVLAELSASWTRSLLTASPSAELTERIGQLTESRAGAVEAHGAELRRIERDLHDGAQARIVALSMRVGLAKQLLDRDPAAARLRLDEAQDGAEAALAELRHVVRGIHPPVLTDRGLDGAVRALAAGAGVPVTVELDGVQDGRRLPAAIEAAAYFVVAEALTNISKHSGATAASVRIGRAPGVLLVSIGDDGRGGADECAGSGLVGIRRRIAALDGTTRISSPIGGPTDIEVELPCGS, encoded by the coding sequence ATGAGCACCACTCCCCACCCGCTGATGGCCGCCGTCCGGAGTTCGTGGCATGCCTCCCGCTACCTCTTCATCGGCATCCCGGTGGCGCTGCTCGCCTATGTCAGCGCGTTCCTGGTGGTGGCGGTCCTGCTGTTCGGCGTCGTGATCATCGGGCTGCCCGCGCTCCCCGAGGCGGCGAAGGTGCTGCACCGGTTCGCCGAGTCCGAGCGGCGCAGGGCGGCCGCGTACCTCGGTGTCCCGTTCCGCCCGACGCGGTATCTGCCACTGGACCGGGGTGAACTGGCCGAGCGGGTCAGGCGGGTGCTCACCGATCCCACGAACTGGCGCGAGGCCGTCTGGCTGCCGGCCCAGGCCCTGATCGGCAACGGGCTCGGCTACCTCACGATGGTGCTGTGGCCGGTCGGGATGCTGGTGGACGGGATCGGGCTGTCCGCCGTACACCTGCTGGACCGGCGGACCGCCGACGAGTACGGCACACCGCCGCCCGTGCGGCGCGGCTGGGTGCTGCGCTGGCACCCGGTACTCGCCGAGCTCTCCGCGAGCTGGACCCGTTCCCTGCTCACCGCCTCGCCGTCCGCCGAGCTCACCGAGCGCATCGGCCAGCTGACGGAGAGCCGGGCCGGGGCGGTCGAGGCGCACGGCGCCGAACTCCGGCGCATCGAACGGGATCTGCACGACGGAGCCCAGGCCAGGATCGTCGCCCTGTCGATGCGGGTCGGGCTGGCCAAACAGCTCCTGGACCGGGACCCGGCCGCCGCACGCCTGCGCCTCGACGAGGCCCAGGACGGTGCCGAGGCGGCACTGGCCGAGCTGCGGCACGTCGTGCGCGGCATCCATCCGCCGGTGCTGACGGACCGTGGACTGGACGGCGCCGTGCGGGCGCTGGCGGCCGGGGCGGGCGTCCCCGTCACGGTGGAACTCGACGGCGTCCAGGACGGGCGGCGGCTCCCCGCGGCGATCGAGGCAGCCGCCTACTTCGTCGTCGCCGAGGCACTCACCAACATCAGCAAACACAGCGGCGCCACTGCCGCGAGCGTCCGGATCGGCCGGGCCCCCGGCGTACTGCTCGTGTCCATCGGCGACGATGGGCGCGGCGGCGCGGACGAGTGCGCCGGCAGCGGGCTGGTCGGAATCAGGCGGCGGATCGCCGCCCTGGACGGCACCACCCGCATCAGCAGCCCCATCGGAGGGCCGACCGACATCGAAGTGGAGCTACCGTGCGGATCGTGA
- a CDS encoding ABC transporter ATP-binding protein: MDTVTAVRTAALELESVSRRHGRRGSGREAVALDSVSCTVPAGSFTAVVGPSGSGKSTFLQCAAGLDRPSSGTVRIAGTDLGGLSEAALTRLRRDRIGFVFQSHALNLVPSLSIEENVVLPLVLAGADPGSVRVLDRGRRLLDRVGLSGRGGGGPATLSGGEQQRVAVARALVTDPDVVFADEPTASLDPESAELVLGLLRDAVRLDGRTVVMVTHDPVAAGWADTVLTMDGGRLR; the protein is encoded by the coding sequence GTGGACACAGTCACGGCAGTGCGCACGGCGGCGCTGGAGCTGGAGTCGGTGAGCCGGCGCCACGGGCGGCGCGGCAGCGGCCGGGAGGCGGTCGCCCTGGACTCGGTGAGCTGCACGGTCCCGGCTGGGAGCTTCACCGCCGTGGTCGGTCCCTCGGGATCGGGCAAGAGCACGTTCCTGCAGTGCGCGGCGGGCCTGGACCGCCCGTCGTCGGGGACGGTACGGATCGCCGGCACCGATCTCGGCGGGCTCTCCGAGGCCGCGCTGACCCGGCTGCGCCGGGACCGGATCGGCTTCGTCTTCCAGTCGCACGCCCTGAACCTGGTGCCCTCGCTCAGCATCGAGGAGAACGTCGTACTGCCGCTGGTGCTGGCGGGTGCCGACCCCGGGTCCGTGCGCGTCCTGGACCGCGGGCGGCGGCTGCTGGACCGGGTCGGGCTGTCCGGCCGGGGCGGCGGCGGACCGGCGACCCTGTCGGGCGGTGAGCAGCAACGGGTCGCGGTGGCGCGGGCGTTGGTGACCGACCCCGATGTGGTCTTCGCGGACGAGCCGACCGCTTCCCTCGACCCGGAGTCGGCGGAACTGGTCCTGGGGCTGTTGCGGGACGCGGTACGGCTCGACGGCCGCACGGTCGTGATGGTCACCCATGACCCGGTGGCGGCCGGCTGGGCCGACACCGTGCTGACCATGGACGGCGGCCGGCTGCGATGA
- a CDS encoding ABC transporter permease, with the protein MSDTKTLRASRAGAREDVRGGMRRASAFLARRSLRTHRRAWTAVFAATAAAAALLGAFALVLGSLLLARPPVERYAGAAAVVVADQRITYTAKPWGSEPRTVSAHLPERVRLDRSVVARAAAAEGVARAVADDSVPVVAGHGTSAVGRSWPSAALTPYELTEGRAPRSSSEVVVDSALAAASGGPGGRVTLQVDGAARRYTVSGVAGTGHRGGAPAVFFTEPRLTRLAGHPGTVDAIGVVAEQGVSADALRASLGEAVAGRGGGERGVRVLTGAERGEAEQLDALGARGDLLAMLASIAATVVMVALLVIATTLSQAVHQRSGELALLRAVGATPRQLRSAVGREAGRVAGTAAVLGAVGSVPLGLLMRALLTTDPLPLPAPVWLPLAAGAAGALVITLAARPVALLAARSITRLRPAAALSAARAPEPDEPGRLRTVLGVLLVVGGLGSAGAATARGGQAAALAASGAATSLIIAVALLGPWIARISMRVLGAPARRAGGVSGFLAARSAAAHNRRLGAALTPIVLVVAFVCVQLTAATTLERAADRQAAAALRADLVVTGPAAGIPSDAAEAVRGARGVSAATGLLRSAVVLAHRETGDPKLDRYPVLGVTADQLSGTLDPRVTAGDPADLTGRNTVALGKDRADDLGAGVGDTVALRLGDGTRVRLRVVAVYERSLGLGEFMLPREALAAHVSAPRDREILIRSANGDALSALRAALAPYEGVRVRAATADDVRISPSSSDQDDALIVIGVGVIGGFALLAVVSTLALITVGRRPEFRLLRLLGAGRGQLLRMRVLETGLVTVAGLTIGTLVAAVPLLAFALSAAGSLPYLPPVQYGVLALTVTAAAAAGTLFPGTRGGAGRSGSGAG; encoded by the coding sequence ATGAGTGACACGAAGACGCTTCGCGCCAGTCGCGCGGGTGCCCGGGAGGACGTACGGGGCGGGATGCGGCGGGCTTCGGCGTTCCTGGCCCGGCGTTCGCTGCGGACCCACCGGCGGGCCTGGACCGCGGTGTTCGCGGCGACGGCGGCCGCGGCGGCGCTGCTCGGGGCGTTCGCCCTGGTGCTCGGCTCGCTGCTGCTGGCGCGGCCGCCGGTGGAGCGGTATGCCGGGGCCGCCGCGGTGGTGGTGGCCGATCAGCGGATCACGTACACGGCGAAGCCATGGGGCAGCGAACCGCGCACGGTCAGCGCCCACCTGCCGGAACGGGTACGGCTGGACCGTTCGGTGGTGGCGCGGGCGGCAGCGGCCGAGGGGGTGGCACGGGCGGTCGCGGACGACTCGGTCCCGGTGGTGGCCGGACACGGCACCTCGGCCGTCGGGCGCTCCTGGCCGTCCGCCGCGCTCACTCCGTACGAGCTGACGGAGGGGCGCGCGCCGAGGTCCTCGTCCGAGGTGGTCGTGGACTCCGCGCTGGCGGCCGCGAGTGGCGGGCCCGGTGGCCGGGTGACGCTCCAGGTCGACGGGGCGGCCCGGCGGTACACCGTCAGCGGGGTGGCCGGCACCGGGCACCGCGGCGGCGCGCCCGCCGTCTTCTTCACCGAGCCGCGGCTCACCCGACTGGCCGGGCACCCCGGCACGGTGGACGCGATCGGTGTCGTGGCCGAGCAGGGTGTCTCCGCGGACGCGCTGCGGGCCTCACTGGGTGAAGCCGTCGCAGGCCGCGGCGGAGGTGAGCGCGGGGTGCGGGTGCTGACCGGCGCGGAGCGGGGCGAGGCCGAGCAACTCGACGCGCTCGGCGCACGCGGGGATCTGCTGGCGATGCTGGCGTCGATCGCCGCGACGGTCGTCATGGTCGCCCTGCTCGTGATCGCCACCACGCTCTCCCAGGCCGTCCACCAGCGGTCCGGTGAACTGGCGCTGCTGCGGGCGGTCGGGGCGACTCCCCGGCAGCTCCGGTCGGCGGTCGGCCGTGAGGCGGGCCGGGTGGCGGGCACCGCCGCGGTACTCGGCGCGGTCGGGTCCGTGCCGCTGGGGCTGCTGATGCGGGCGCTGCTGACCACCGATCCGCTGCCGCTGCCGGCCCCGGTGTGGCTGCCGCTCGCGGCGGGCGCGGCGGGCGCGCTGGTCATCACGCTCGCGGCCCGGCCGGTGGCGCTGCTCGCGGCCCGCTCCATCACCCGGCTGCGGCCCGCCGCCGCCCTGAGCGCGGCACGGGCGCCGGAGCCGGACGAACCGGGGCGGCTGCGTACGGTCCTCGGGGTGCTGCTGGTGGTCGGGGGGCTCGGTTCGGCCGGTGCGGCGACCGCGCGGGGCGGCCAGGCCGCGGCGCTCGCCGCATCGGGGGCGGCGACCTCGCTGATCATCGCGGTGGCGCTGCTCGGTCCGTGGATCGCGCGGATCTCCATGCGGGTCCTCGGCGCGCCGGCCCGGCGGGCGGGCGGGGTCAGCGGATTCCTGGCCGCCCGGTCCGCCGCCGCGCACAACCGGCGCCTCGGTGCGGCGCTGACGCCGATCGTGCTGGTCGTCGCGTTCGTCTGCGTACAGCTGACGGCGGCCACGACGCTGGAGCGGGCCGCCGACCGCCAGGCCGCGGCCGCCCTGCGGGCGGACCTGGTGGTGACCGGTCCCGCCGCCGGCATCCCGTCGGACGCGGCCGAGGCCGTGCGCGGCGCGCGCGGGGTGTCCGCCGCGACGGGCCTGCTGCGGTCGGCCGTCGTGCTCGCCCACCGCGAGACCGGCGATCCGAAACTGGACCGCTACCCGGTGCTGGGCGTCACGGCGGACCAGCTGTCCGGCACGCTCGACCCGCGGGTGACGGCGGGCGATCCGGCCGATCTCACCGGCCGGAACACGGTGGCGCTCGGCAAGGACCGGGCCGACGACCTCGGCGCGGGCGTCGGCGACACGGTGGCGCTGCGTCTCGGGGACGGTACGCGGGTACGGCTCCGGGTGGTGGCGGTGTACGAACGGTCCCTGGGGCTGGGCGAGTTCATGCTGCCCCGCGAGGCGCTGGCCGCGCATGTCTCGGCGCCGCGCGACCGGGAGATCCTGATCCGTTCGGCGAACGGCGACGCCTTGTCGGCCCTGCGGGCCGCGCTCGCGCCGTACGAAGGGGTGCGGGTCCGGGCCGCGACGGCCGACGACGTACGGATCAGTCCCTCGTCCTCGGACCAGGACGACGCCCTGATCGTCATCGGGGTCGGTGTGATCGGCGGCTTCGCGCTGCTGGCGGTGGTCAGCACGCTGGCCCTGATCACGGTCGGCCGCCGCCCCGAGTTCCGCCTGCTGCGGCTGCTCGGCGCGGGACGCGGCCAACTGCTGCGGATGCGGGTCCTGGAGACGGGCCTGGTGACGGTGGCGGGCCTGACCATCGGCACCCTGGTCGCCGCGGTCCCGCTGCTGGCGTTCGCGCTGAGCGCGGCGGGCTCGCTGCCCTACCTGCCGCCGGTCCAGTACGGCGTGCTGGCGCTGACCGTGACGGCGGCCGCGGCGGCGGGCACGCTGTTTCCGGGGACACGGGGCGGCGCGGGCCGGAGCGGCTCCGGGGCGGGCTGA